A genomic segment from Streptomyces antibioticus encodes:
- the hisC gene encoding histidinol-phosphate transaminase produces MSETSPKLRAELEGIPTYKPGKPAAAGGAVAYKLSSNENPYPPLPGVMEAVTAAAAAFNRYPDLACTALVEELSGCFGVPASHLATGTGSVGVAQQLVQATAGPGDEVIYAWRSFEAYPIITQISGATSVRVPLTEGDVHDLDAMADAITERTRLIFVCNPNNPTGTAVRRAELERFLDRVPGDVLVVLDEAYREFVRDPEVPDGVELYRSRPNVCVLRTFSKAYGLAGLRIGFAIAHEPVATALRKTAVPFGVSQLAQEAAIASLRAEDELFGRVGSLVGERARVAHGLRAQGWTVPDTQANFVWLRLGEATAAFAAACEEHGVVVRPFVGEGVRVTIGESEANDIFLKVAEAFRKER; encoded by the coding sequence GTGAGCGAGACGAGCCCCAAGCTGCGCGCCGAGCTGGAGGGGATTCCCACCTACAAGCCGGGCAAGCCCGCCGCGGCCGGTGGTGCCGTGGCCTACAAGCTGTCCTCCAACGAGAACCCCTATCCGCCGCTGCCCGGTGTGATGGAGGCCGTGACGGCCGCGGCCGCCGCCTTCAACCGGTACCCGGATCTGGCGTGCACGGCCCTGGTCGAGGAGCTGTCCGGGTGCTTCGGGGTGCCCGCCTCCCACCTGGCCACCGGCACCGGCTCGGTCGGGGTCGCCCAGCAGCTCGTCCAGGCGACGGCGGGCCCCGGCGACGAGGTGATCTACGCCTGGCGGTCCTTCGAGGCGTACCCGATCATCACGCAGATCAGCGGCGCCACCTCGGTGCGGGTGCCGCTGACCGAGGGCGATGTGCACGACCTGGACGCGATGGCCGACGCGATCACCGAGCGGACCCGGCTGATCTTCGTCTGCAACCCCAACAACCCGACCGGCACCGCGGTGCGCCGGGCCGAGCTGGAACGATTCCTCGACCGGGTGCCGGGCGATGTGCTGGTGGTGCTCGACGAGGCGTACCGGGAGTTCGTCCGCGACCCGGAGGTGCCGGACGGCGTCGAGCTGTACCGCAGCCGGCCGAACGTCTGCGTCCTGCGGACCTTCTCGAAGGCGTACGGCCTGGCCGGTCTGCGGATCGGGTTCGCGATCGCCCATGAGCCGGTGGCGACGGCGCTGCGCAAGACGGCGGTGCCGTTCGGGGTGAGCCAGTTGGCGCAGGAGGCGGCGATCGCCTCGCTGCGGGCCGAGGACGAGCTGTTCGGGCGGGTCGGCTCCCTGGTCGGGGAGCGCGCCCGGGTGGCCCACGGGCTGCGGGCCCAGGGCTGGACCGTGCCGGACACTCAGGCCAACTTCGTGTGGCTGCGGCTGGGCGAGGCCACCGCGGCCTTCGCGGCCGCCTGCGAGGAGCACGGGGTCGTGGTGCGGCCGTTCGTGGGCGAGGGGGTGCGCGTGACGATCGGCGAGTCCGAGGCGAACGACATCTTCCTGAAGGTCGCGGAGGCGTTCCGCAAGGAGCGCTGA